A genomic stretch from Gallus gallus isolate bGalGal1 chromosome 13, bGalGal1.mat.broiler.GRCg7b, whole genome shotgun sequence includes:
- the PDLIM7 gene encoding PDZ and LIM domain protein 7 isoform X1: MSQSRLCPPRRARKVPAVPLRRGAAACPAPGPADSCQREHGASIPPARNPAEMGSHPEMGEMESYKVMLNGPAPWGFRLQGGKDFSMPLSISRLTPGGKAAQAGVGVGDWVLYIDGESTGTMTHIEAQNRIRACGDRLCLTLSRAQNHLGKPQKDSLPCSEPPKYNFAPSTALNKTARPFGASSPPNPRPGLVTKPVTYVPLAPACTPQHNGKPQEHPSSPKYDPSKLHLIEDSEDWQPRNTSTQSRSFLKLAQLTGTDSFEDHEDEPVRKPRGPRVSFWGTEEEWQSMHPPGTPACDPGKLRLMEDAEDWQPRTGTSQSRSFRKLARLTGTDGLEDHEDEPVRKPRDARGSFCGTEDQRQPPSHTEPPTAPACDPGKLRLMEDAEDWQPRTGTSQSRSFRKLARLTGTDGRFEDHEDEPVRKPRDARGSFSGVEEQWQPPPHVEPPTTPACDPGKLRLFEDAEDWQPRTGTSQSRSFRKLARLTGTDGLEDVFVKNPSRDARGSFCGTEEQRQPPPHTEPPTAPACDPGKLRLMEDAEDWQPRTGTSQSRSFRKLARLTGTDGLEDHEDEPVRKPRDARGSFCGTEDQRQPPSHTEPPTAPACDPGKLRLMEDAEDWQPRTGTSQSRSFRKLARLTGTDGRFEDHEDEPVRKPRDARGSFSGVEEQWQPPPHVEPPTTPACDPGKLRLFEDAEDWQPRTGTSQSRSFRKLARLTGTDGLEDVFVKNPSRDARGSFCGTEEQRQPPPHTEPPTAPACDPGKLRLMEDAEDWQPRTGTSQSRSFRKLARLTGTDGLEDHEDEPVRKPRSPQVLFCGTEEPRQPPQPLEPPTTPACDPGKLRLFEDAEDWQPRTGTSQSRSFRKLARLTGTDGLEDDDVFIKKPSQVSVPDPSPGAAMKTEPGLAPRTPAATPGPTSRPPWAVDPSFAERYAPDKTSTVLSKHSQPATPTPMQNRSSIVQAAQQAPEGPGRTPLCYKCNKIIRGRYLVALGHYYHPEEFTCCQCRKVLDEGGFFEEKGSIFCPKCYDTRYAPSCAKCKKKITGEVMHALKMTWHVQCFTCAACKTPIRNRAFYMEEGQPYCERDYEKMFGTKCRGCDFKIDAGDRFLEALGFSWHDTCFVCAICQTNLEGKTFYSKKDKPLCKSHAFSHV, from the exons ATGTCCCAGAGCCGCCTTTGCCCGCCACGTAGGGCTCGGAAGGTCCCCGCGGTTCCCCTTAGGCGAGGTGCAGCCGCGTGCCCCGCGCCTGGGCCGGCTGACAGCTGTCAGCGTGAGCACGGGGCATCCATCCCTCCTGCCCGGAACCCTGCGGAGATGGGCTCACACCCAG AGATGGGCGAGATGGAGTCCTATAAGGTGATGCTGAACGGGCCGGCGCCCTGGGGGTTCcggctgcagggagggaaggacTTCAGCATGCCGCTCTCCATCTCCAGG ctgactcCAGGTGGAAAGGCTGCCCAGGCCGGCGTGGGAGTGGGCGACTGGGTGCTGTACATCGACGGGGAGAGCACCGGCACCATGACACACATCGAGGCCCAGAACAGGATCCGCGCCTGCGGGGACAGGCTCTGCCTCACCCTGAGCAG AGCCCAGAACCACCTGGGGAAGCCGCAGAAG GACTCACTCCCCTGCTCTGAGCCCCCGAAATATAACTTCGCTCCCAGCACCGCCCTCAACAAAACAGCTCGGCCCTTTGGGGCCAGCTCACCTCCGAACCCACGGCCTGGGCTGGTGACGAAACCCGTGACGTACGTGCCCCTGGCGCCCGCCTGCACCCCCCAGCACAATGG GAAACCACAGGAGCACCCCAGTTCCCCCAAATATGACCCCAGCAAGTTGCATCTGATCGAGGACTCTGAGGACTGGCAGCCCCGCAACACCAGCACCCAGTCCCGCTCCTTCCTCAAACTGGCCCAGCTGACGGGCACAGACAGCT TTGAGGACCATGAGGATGAGCCGGTTAGGAAGCCCAG GGGTCCCCGTGTGTCATTTTGGGGTACAGAGGAGGAGTG GCAGTCCATGCACCCCCCCGGCACCCCCGCGTGTGACCCGGGCAAGCTGCGGCTGATGGAGGACGCTGAGGACTGGCAGCCCCGCACCGGCACCTCCCAGTCCCGCTCCTTCCGCAAACTGGCCCGGCTGACGGGCACTGATGGCC TTGAGGACCATGAGGATGAGCCGGTTAGGAAGCCCAG AGATGCCCGTGGGTCATTCTGTGGTACAGAGGATCAGCG GCAGCCCCCGTCCCACACGGAGCCCCCCACCGCCCCCGCGTGTGACCCGGGCAAGCTGCGGCTGATGGAGGATGCTGAGGACTGGCAGCCCCGCACCGGCACCTCCCAGTCCCGCTCCTTCCGCAAACTGGCCCGGCTGACGGGCACTGATGGCCGCT TTGAGGACCATGAGGATGAGCCGGTTAGGAAGCCCAG GGATGCCCGCGGGTCGTTCTCTGGTGTGGAGGAGCAGTG gcagcccccaccccacgtGGAGCCCCCCACCACCCCCGCGTGTGACCCGGGCAAGCTGCGGCTGTTTGAGGACGCTGAGGACTGGCAGCCCCGCACCGGCACCTCCCAGTCCCGCTCCTTCCGCAAACTGGCCCGGCTGACGGGCACTGATGGCC TGGAAGATGTGTTTGTTAAGAATCCCAG CAGGGATGCCCGCGGGTCGTTCTGTGGTACGGAGGAGCAGCG GCAGCCCCCGCCCCACACGGAGCCCCCCACCGCCCCCGCGTGTGACCCGGGCAAGCTGCGGCTGATGGAGGACGCTGAGGACTGGCAGCCCCGCACCGGCACCTCCCAGTCCCGCTCCTTCCGCAAACTGGCCCGGCTGACGGGCACTGATGGCC TTGAGGACCATGAGGATGAGCCGGTTAGGAAGCCCAG AGATGCCCGTGGGTCATTCTGTGGTACAGAGGATCAGCG GCAGCCCCCGTCCCACACGGAGCCCCCCACCGCCCCCGCGTGTGACCCGGGCAAGCTGCGGCTGATGGAGGATGCTGAGGACTGGCAGCCCCGCACCGGCACCTCCCAGTCCCGCTCCTTCCGCAAACTGGCCCGGCTGACGGGCACTGATGGCCGCT TTGAGGACCATGAGGATGAGCCGGTTAGGAAGCCCAG GGATGCCCGCGGGTCGTTCTCTGGTGTGGAGGAGCAGTG gcagcccccaccccacgtGGAGCCCCCCACCACCCCCGCGTGTGACCCGGGCAAGCTGCGGCTGTTTGAGGACGCTGAGGACTGGCAGCCCCGCACCGGCACCTCCCAGTCCCGCTCCTTCCGCAAACTGGCCCGGCTGACGGGCACTGATGGCC TGGAAGATGTGTTTGTTAAGAATCCCAG CAGGGATGCCCGCGGGTCGTTCTGTGGTACGGAGGAGCAGCG GCAGCCCCCGCCCCACACGGAGCCCCCCACCGCCCCCGCGTGTGACCCGGGCAAGCTGCGGCTGATGGAGGACGCTGAGGACTGGCAGCCCCGCACCGGCACCTCCCAGTCCCGCTCCTTCCGCAAACTGGCCCGGCTGACGGGCACTGATGGCC TTGAGGACCATGAGGATGAGCCGGTTAGGAAGCCCAG AAGTCCCCAAGTATTGTTCTGTGGTACGGAGGAGCCGCG gcagcccccgcagcccctGGAGCCCCCCACCACCCCCGCGTGTGACCCGGGCAAGCTGCGGCTGTTTGAGGATGCTGAGGACTGGCAGCCCCGCACCGGCACCTCCCAGTCCCGCTCCTTCCGCAAACTGGCCCGGCTGACGGGCACTGATGGCC TGGAAGATGAtgatgtatttattaaaaagccCAG CCAGGTCTCCGTACCGGACCCATCCCCGGGAGCAGCAATGAAGACAGAACCAGGATTGG CCCCCAGGacccctgctgccacccctggCCCTACCAGCCGCCCGCCCTGGGCTGTGGACCCCTCATTTGCTGAGCGCTACGCCCCAGACAAGACAAGCACGGTGCTGAGCAAGCACAGCCAGCCGGCCACGCCGACCCCCATGCAGAACCGCAGCTCCATCgtgcaggcagcccagcaggcaCCTGAGGGCCCCGGCCGTACACCCCTCTGTTACAAGTGCAACAAGATCATCAG GGGACGCTACCTCGTGGCACTGGGACATTATTACCACCCCGAGGAGTTCACCTGCTGCCAGTGCAGGAAGGTGCTGGATGAGGGTGGTTTCTTCGAGGAAAAGGGCTCCATCTTCTGCCCCAAGTGCTACGACACGCGCTATGCGCCCAGCTGTGCTAAATGCAAGAAGAAGATCACCGGG GAGGTCATGCATGCACTCAAGATGACCTGGCACGTGCAGTGCTtcacctgtgcagcctgcaaaACTCCCATCCGCAACCGTGCCTTCTACATGGAGGAGGGACAGCCCTACTGCGAGAGAG ACTATGAGAAGATGTTTGGCACCAAGTGCCGTGGCTGTGACTTCAAGATCGATGCTGGGGACCGGTTCCTGGAGGCACTGGGCTTCAGCTGGCATGACACTTGCTTCGTCTGTGCG ATCTGCCAGACCAATCTGGAAGGGAAGACATTTTACTCCAAGAAGGACAAGCCGCTGTGCAAGAGCCATGCTTTCTCCCACGTGTGA
- the PDLIM7 gene encoding PDZ and LIM domain protein 7 isoform X28 — MRVLPRHCAAAVPSLGIPGRTLGTAGTGEAELQTQRVGGACWHWCGLTAAVGRGPRVSFWGTEEEWQSMHPPGTPACDPGKLRLMEDAEDWQPRTGTSQSRSFRKLARLTGTDGLEDHEDEPVRKPRDARGSFCGTEDQRQPPSHTEPPTAPACDPGKLRLMEDAEDWQPRTGTSQSRSFRKLARLTGTDGRFEDHEDEPVRKPRDARGSFSGVEEQWQPPPHVEPPTTPACDPGKLRLFEDAEDWQPRTGTSQSRSFRKLARLTGTDGLEDVFVKNPSRDARGSFCGTEEQRQPPPHTEPPTAPACDPGKLRLMEDAEDWQPRTGTSQSRSFRKLARLTGTDGLEDHEDEPVRKPRDARGSFCGTEDQRQPPSHTEPPTAPACDPGKLRLMEDAEDWQPRTGTSQSRSFRKLARLTGTDGRFEDHEDEPVRKPRDARGSFSGVEEQWQPPPHVEPPTTPACDPGKLRLFEDAEDWQPRTGTSQSRSFRKLARLTGTDGLEDVFVKNPSRDARGSFCGTEEQRQPPPHTEPPTAPACDPGKLRLMEDAEDWQPRTGTSQSRSFRKLARLTGTDGLEDHEDEPVRKPRSPQVLFCGTEEPRQPPQPLEPPTTPACDPGKLRLFEDAEDWQPRTGTSQSRSFRKLARLTGTDGLEDDDVFIKKPSQVSVPDPSPGAAMKTEPGLAPRTPAATPGPTSRPPWAVDPSFAERYAPDKTSTVLSKHSQPATPTPMQNRSSIVQAAQQAPEGPGRTPLCYKCNKIIRGRYLVALGHYYHPEEFTCCQCRKVLDEGGFFEEKGSIFCPKCYDTRYAPSCAKCKKKITGEVMHALKMTWHVQCFTCAACKTPIRNRAFYMEEGQPYCERDYEKMFGTKCRGCDFKIDAGDRFLEALGFSWHDTCFVCAICQTNLEGKTFYSKKDKPLCKSHAFSHV; from the exons ATGAGGGTCCTGCccaggcactgtgctgctgctgtccccagtcTGGGCATCCCCGGCAGGACCCTGGGCACAGCTGGCACTGGGGAGGCCGAGCTGCAGACGCAGCGGGTTGGTGGGGCCTGCTGGCACTGGTGTGGCCTGACTGCTGCTGTTGGGAG GGGTCCCCGTGTGTCATTTTGGGGTACAGAGGAGGAGTG GCAGTCCATGCACCCCCCCGGCACCCCCGCGTGTGACCCGGGCAAGCTGCGGCTGATGGAGGACGCTGAGGACTGGCAGCCCCGCACCGGCACCTCCCAGTCCCGCTCCTTCCGCAAACTGGCCCGGCTGACGGGCACTGATGGCC TTGAGGACCATGAGGATGAGCCGGTTAGGAAGCCCAG AGATGCCCGTGGGTCATTCTGTGGTACAGAGGATCAGCG GCAGCCCCCGTCCCACACGGAGCCCCCCACCGCCCCCGCGTGTGACCCGGGCAAGCTGCGGCTGATGGAGGATGCTGAGGACTGGCAGCCCCGCACCGGCACCTCCCAGTCCCGCTCCTTCCGCAAACTGGCCCGGCTGACGGGCACTGATGGCCGCT TTGAGGACCATGAGGATGAGCCGGTTAGGAAGCCCAG GGATGCCCGCGGGTCGTTCTCTGGTGTGGAGGAGCAGTG gcagcccccaccccacgtGGAGCCCCCCACCACCCCCGCGTGTGACCCGGGCAAGCTGCGGCTGTTTGAGGACGCTGAGGACTGGCAGCCCCGCACCGGCACCTCCCAGTCCCGCTCCTTCCGCAAACTGGCCCGGCTGACGGGCACTGATGGCC TGGAAGATGTGTTTGTTAAGAATCCCAG CAGGGATGCCCGCGGGTCGTTCTGTGGTACGGAGGAGCAGCG GCAGCCCCCGCCCCACACGGAGCCCCCCACCGCCCCCGCGTGTGACCCGGGCAAGCTGCGGCTGATGGAGGACGCTGAGGACTGGCAGCCCCGCACCGGCACCTCCCAGTCCCGCTCCTTCCGCAAACTGGCCCGGCTGACGGGCACTGATGGCC TTGAGGACCATGAGGATGAGCCGGTTAGGAAGCCCAG AGATGCCCGTGGGTCATTCTGTGGTACAGAGGATCAGCG GCAGCCCCCGTCCCACACGGAGCCCCCCACCGCCCCCGCGTGTGACCCGGGCAAGCTGCGGCTGATGGAGGATGCTGAGGACTGGCAGCCCCGCACCGGCACCTCCCAGTCCCGCTCCTTCCGCAAACTGGCCCGGCTGACGGGCACTGATGGCCGCT TTGAGGACCATGAGGATGAGCCGGTTAGGAAGCCCAG GGATGCCCGCGGGTCGTTCTCTGGTGTGGAGGAGCAGTG gcagcccccaccccacgtGGAGCCCCCCACCACCCCCGCGTGTGACCCGGGCAAGCTGCGGCTGTTTGAGGACGCTGAGGACTGGCAGCCCCGCACCGGCACCTCCCAGTCCCGCTCCTTCCGCAAACTGGCCCGGCTGACGGGCACTGATGGCC TGGAAGATGTGTTTGTTAAGAATCCCAG CAGGGATGCCCGCGGGTCGTTCTGTGGTACGGAGGAGCAGCG GCAGCCCCCGCCCCACACGGAGCCCCCCACCGCCCCCGCGTGTGACCCGGGCAAGCTGCGGCTGATGGAGGACGCTGAGGACTGGCAGCCCCGCACCGGCACCTCCCAGTCCCGCTCCTTCCGCAAACTGGCCCGGCTGACGGGCACTGATGGCC TTGAGGACCATGAGGATGAGCCGGTTAGGAAGCCCAG AAGTCCCCAAGTATTGTTCTGTGGTACGGAGGAGCCGCG gcagcccccgcagcccctGGAGCCCCCCACCACCCCCGCGTGTGACCCGGGCAAGCTGCGGCTGTTTGAGGATGCTGAGGACTGGCAGCCCCGCACCGGCACCTCCCAGTCCCGCTCCTTCCGCAAACTGGCCCGGCTGACGGGCACTGATGGCC TGGAAGATGAtgatgtatttattaaaaagccCAG CCAGGTCTCCGTACCGGACCCATCCCCGGGAGCAGCAATGAAGACAGAACCAGGATTGG CCCCCAGGacccctgctgccacccctggCCCTACCAGCCGCCCGCCCTGGGCTGTGGACCCCTCATTTGCTGAGCGCTACGCCCCAGACAAGACAAGCACGGTGCTGAGCAAGCACAGCCAGCCGGCCACGCCGACCCCCATGCAGAACCGCAGCTCCATCgtgcaggcagcccagcaggcaCCTGAGGGCCCCGGCCGTACACCCCTCTGTTACAAGTGCAACAAGATCATCAG GGGACGCTACCTCGTGGCACTGGGACATTATTACCACCCCGAGGAGTTCACCTGCTGCCAGTGCAGGAAGGTGCTGGATGAGGGTGGTTTCTTCGAGGAAAAGGGCTCCATCTTCTGCCCCAAGTGCTACGACACGCGCTATGCGCCCAGCTGTGCTAAATGCAAGAAGAAGATCACCGGG GAGGTCATGCATGCACTCAAGATGACCTGGCACGTGCAGTGCTtcacctgtgcagcctgcaaaACTCCCATCCGCAACCGTGCCTTCTACATGGAGGAGGGACAGCCCTACTGCGAGAGAG ACTATGAGAAGATGTTTGGCACCAAGTGCCGTGGCTGTGACTTCAAGATCGATGCTGGGGACCGGTTCCTGGAGGCACTGGGCTTCAGCTGGCATGACACTTGCTTCGTCTGTGCG ATCTGCCAGACCAATCTGGAAGGGAAGACATTTTACTCCAAGAAGGACAAGCCGCTGTGCAAGAGCCATGCTTTCTCCCACGTGTGA
- the PDLIM7 gene encoding PDZ and LIM domain protein 7 isoform X20, whose amino-acid sequence MSQSRLCPPRRARKVPAVPLRRGAAACPAPGPADSCQREHGASIPPARNPAEMGSHPEMGEMESYKVMLNGPAPWGFRLQGGKDFSMPLSISRLTPGGKAAQAGVGVGDWVLYIDGESTGTMTHIEAQNRIRACGDRLCLTLSRAQNHLGKPQKDSLPCSEPPKYNFAPSTALNKTARPFGASSPPNPRPGLVTKPVTYVPLAPACTPQHNGKPQEHPSSPKYDPSKLHLIEDSEDWQPRNTSTQSRSFLKLAQLTGTDSFEDHEDEPVRKPRGPRVSFWGTEEEWQSMHPPGTPACDPGKLRLMEDAEDWQPRTGTSQSRSFRKLARLTGTDGLEDHEDEPVRKPRDARGSFCGTEDQRQPPSHTEPPTAPACDPGKLRLMEDAEDWQPRTGTSQSRSFRKLARLTGTDGRFEDHEDEPVRKPRDARGSFSGVEEQWQPPPHVEPPTTPACDPGKLRLFEDAEDWQPRTGTSQSRSFRKLARLTGTDGLEDVFVKNPSRDARGSFCGTEEQRQPPPHTEPPTAPACDPGKLRLMEDAEDWQPRTGTSQSRSFRKLARLTGTDGLEDVFVKNPSRDARGSFCGTEEQRQPPPHTEPPTAPACDPGKLRLMEDAEDWQPRTGTSQSRSFRKLARLTGTDGLEDHEDEPVRKPRSPQVLFCGTEEPRQPPQPLEPPTTPACDPGKLRLFEDAEDWQPRTGTSQSRSFRKLARLTGTDGLEDDDVFIKKPSQVSVPDPSPGAAMKTEPGLAPRTPAATPGPTSRPPWAVDPSFAERYAPDKTSTVLSKHSQPATPTPMQNRSSIVQAAQQAPEGPGRTPLCYKCNKIIRGRYLVALGHYYHPEEFTCCQCRKVLDEGGFFEEKGSIFCPKCYDTRYAPSCAKCKKKITGEVMHALKMTWHVQCFTCAACKTPIRNRAFYMEEGQPYCERDYEKMFGTKCRGCDFKIDAGDRFLEALGFSWHDTCFVCAICQTNLEGKTFYSKKDKPLCKSHAFSHV is encoded by the exons ATGTCCCAGAGCCGCCTTTGCCCGCCACGTAGGGCTCGGAAGGTCCCCGCGGTTCCCCTTAGGCGAGGTGCAGCCGCGTGCCCCGCGCCTGGGCCGGCTGACAGCTGTCAGCGTGAGCACGGGGCATCCATCCCTCCTGCCCGGAACCCTGCGGAGATGGGCTCACACCCAG AGATGGGCGAGATGGAGTCCTATAAGGTGATGCTGAACGGGCCGGCGCCCTGGGGGTTCcggctgcagggagggaaggacTTCAGCATGCCGCTCTCCATCTCCAGG ctgactcCAGGTGGAAAGGCTGCCCAGGCCGGCGTGGGAGTGGGCGACTGGGTGCTGTACATCGACGGGGAGAGCACCGGCACCATGACACACATCGAGGCCCAGAACAGGATCCGCGCCTGCGGGGACAGGCTCTGCCTCACCCTGAGCAG AGCCCAGAACCACCTGGGGAAGCCGCAGAAG GACTCACTCCCCTGCTCTGAGCCCCCGAAATATAACTTCGCTCCCAGCACCGCCCTCAACAAAACAGCTCGGCCCTTTGGGGCCAGCTCACCTCCGAACCCACGGCCTGGGCTGGTGACGAAACCCGTGACGTACGTGCCCCTGGCGCCCGCCTGCACCCCCCAGCACAATGG GAAACCACAGGAGCACCCCAGTTCCCCCAAATATGACCCCAGCAAGTTGCATCTGATCGAGGACTCTGAGGACTGGCAGCCCCGCAACACCAGCACCCAGTCCCGCTCCTTCCTCAAACTGGCCCAGCTGACGGGCACAGACAGCT TTGAGGACCATGAGGATGAGCCGGTTAGGAAGCCCAG GGGTCCCCGTGTGTCATTTTGGGGTACAGAGGAGGAGTG GCAGTCCATGCACCCCCCCGGCACCCCCGCGTGTGACCCGGGCAAGCTGCGGCTGATGGAGGACGCTGAGGACTGGCAGCCCCGCACCGGCACCTCCCAGTCCCGCTCCTTCCGCAAACTGGCCCGGCTGACGGGCACTGATGGCC TTGAGGACCATGAGGATGAGCCGGTTAGGAAGCCCAG AGATGCCCGTGGGTCATTCTGTGGTACAGAGGATCAGCG GCAGCCCCCGTCCCACACGGAGCCCCCCACCGCCCCCGCGTGTGACCCGGGCAAGCTGCGGCTGATGGAGGATGCTGAGGACTGGCAGCCCCGCACCGGCACCTCCCAGTCCCGCTCCTTCCGCAAACTGGCCCGGCTGACGGGCACTGATGGCCGCT TTGAGGACCATGAGGATGAGCCGGTTAGGAAGCCCAG GGATGCCCGCGGGTCGTTCTCTGGTGTGGAGGAGCAGTG gcagcccccaccccacgtGGAGCCCCCCACCACCCCCGCGTGTGACCCGGGCAAGCTGCGGCTGTTTGAGGACGCTGAGGACTGGCAGCCCCGCACCGGCACCTCCCAGTCCCGCTCCTTCCGCAAACTGGCCCGGCTGACGGGCACTGATGGCC TGGAAGATGTGTTTGTTAAGAATCCCAG CAGGGATGCCCGCGGGTCGTTCTGTGGTACGGAGGAGCAGCG GCAGCCCCCGCCCCACACGGAGCCCCCCACCGCCCCCGCGTGTGACCCGGGCAAGCTGCGGCTGATGGAGGACGCTGAGGACTGGCAGCCCCGCACCGGCACCTCCCAGTCCCGCTCCTTCCGCAAACTGGCCCGGCTGACGGGCACTGATGGCC TGGAAGATGTGTTTGTTAAGAATCCCAG CAGGGATGCCCGCGGGTCGTTCTGTGGTACGGAGGAGCAGCG GCAGCCCCCGCCCCACACGGAGCCCCCCACCGCCCCCGCGTGTGACCCGGGCAAGCTGCGGCTGATGGAGGACGCTGAGGACTGGCAGCCCCGCACCGGCACCTCCCAGTCCCGCTCCTTCCGCAAACTGGCCCGGCTGACGGGCACTGATGGCC TTGAGGACCATGAGGATGAGCCGGTTAGGAAGCCCAG AAGTCCCCAAGTATTGTTCTGTGGTACGGAGGAGCCGCG gcagcccccgcagcccctGGAGCCCCCCACCACCCCCGCGTGTGACCCGGGCAAGCTGCGGCTGTTTGAGGATGCTGAGGACTGGCAGCCCCGCACCGGCACCTCCCAGTCCCGCTCCTTCCGCAAACTGGCCCGGCTGACGGGCACTGATGGCC TGGAAGATGAtgatgtatttattaaaaagccCAG CCAGGTCTCCGTACCGGACCCATCCCCGGGAGCAGCAATGAAGACAGAACCAGGATTGG CCCCCAGGacccctgctgccacccctggCCCTACCAGCCGCCCGCCCTGGGCTGTGGACCCCTCATTTGCTGAGCGCTACGCCCCAGACAAGACAAGCACGGTGCTGAGCAAGCACAGCCAGCCGGCCACGCCGACCCCCATGCAGAACCGCAGCTCCATCgtgcaggcagcccagcaggcaCCTGAGGGCCCCGGCCGTACACCCCTCTGTTACAAGTGCAACAAGATCATCAG GGGACGCTACCTCGTGGCACTGGGACATTATTACCACCCCGAGGAGTTCACCTGCTGCCAGTGCAGGAAGGTGCTGGATGAGGGTGGTTTCTTCGAGGAAAAGGGCTCCATCTTCTGCCCCAAGTGCTACGACACGCGCTATGCGCCCAGCTGTGCTAAATGCAAGAAGAAGATCACCGGG GAGGTCATGCATGCACTCAAGATGACCTGGCACGTGCAGTGCTtcacctgtgcagcctgcaaaACTCCCATCCGCAACCGTGCCTTCTACATGGAGGAGGGACAGCCCTACTGCGAGAGAG ACTATGAGAAGATGTTTGGCACCAAGTGCCGTGGCTGTGACTTCAAGATCGATGCTGGGGACCGGTTCCTGGAGGCACTGGGCTTCAGCTGGCATGACACTTGCTTCGTCTGTGCG ATCTGCCAGACCAATCTGGAAGGGAAGACATTTTACTCCAAGAAGGACAAGCCGCTGTGCAAGAGCCATGCTTTCTCCCACGTGTGA